In the Thermococcus sp. MAR1 genome, one interval contains:
- a CDS encoding HEPN domain-containing protein — MSYLDWIRKGEDDLRLAELALENDIPDYAAFHAQQAVEKFLKAFLLKNNKPLVRTHEIAYLIEKCKEIDPSFEELYNLGAHYLSDFAVEVRYPGYYPVPKELAEEAIKTAKQVLDFIIRRLGE; from the coding sequence ATGAGTTATCTCGATTGGATACGAAAGGGAGAAGACGACCTCAGGTTAGCCGAACTCGCATTGGAGAATGATATTCCTGACTATGCTGCATTTCATGCCCAACAGGCCGTTGAAAAGTTCCTAAAGGCATTCCTTCTCAAAAACAACAAACCGCTGGTAAGAACTCATGAGATAGCTTACCTTATTGAGAAATGTAAAGAGATAGACCCCTCTTTTGAAGAACTCTACAACTTAGGAGCTCATTACCTCTCGGACTTTGCCGTTGAGGTTAGATATCCTGGTTACTACCCTGTGCCAAAAGAACTAGCAGAGGAAGCAATAAAAACTGCAAAGCAGGTTCTGGATTTTATCATTCGACGGCTGGGGGAATAA
- a CDS encoding nucleotidyltransferase domain-containing protein, giving the protein MEVRKLIHDTVINVCREQGVNVVEIILFGSRAKGTSREGSDWDILLVTENQVKWRKRVHLTGEIRKRLAKKGLAMDILVVSKEELERLRDSKEYIYYYAVREGIPV; this is encoded by the coding sequence ATGGAAGTGCGAAAGCTGATTCATGACACAGTAATCAACGTCTGCAGGGAACAGGGAGTTAATGTAGTTGAGATAATACTCTTTGGGTCGAGGGCCAAGGGCACCTCCAGAGAAGGCAGCGACTGGGACATTCTGCTCGTCACGGAGAACCAAGTGAAATGGAGAAAAAGAGTGCATCTTACCGGGGAAATAAGGAAAAGACTTGCGAAGAAGGGCCTAGCCATGGACATCCTCGTTGTATCCAAGGAGGAGCTTGAAAGGCTTAGGGACTCTAAGGAGTACATATACTACTATGCCGTTAGGGAGGGTATCCCAGTATGA
- a CDS encoding ABC transporter ATP-binding protein, whose product MKAVRVRNLHFTYNGSEALRGVELEIEEGEFVAILGPNGAGKSTLLKCIAGILDCGAVEVLERPVENYSRDELARILAYVPQRCEPGFMTVFDTVLLGRRPYMGLRPSKRDVETVKRVLRMMGIAHLALKPTKELSGGELQKVSIARALAQEPRILLMDEPTNNLDIKSQLEVMETAKKFAEDGKTSIVVMHDVNLALRFARRFVFMKGGRIVADGGREILKPALFEEVYDVKVGIEEVGGIPVVVPLSHLGLSEELKEV is encoded by the coding sequence ATGAAGGCCGTACGGGTGAGGAACCTCCACTTCACCTATAACGGCTCGGAGGCCCTCAGGGGTGTTGAGCTGGAGATTGAAGAGGGGGAGTTCGTGGCGATACTCGGCCCCAACGGTGCCGGAAAGTCAACCCTCCTCAAGTGCATCGCTGGAATCCTGGACTGTGGGGCGGTTGAAGTGCTTGAACGCCCGGTGGAGAATTACTCCAGGGATGAGCTGGCGAGGATTCTCGCTTACGTGCCCCAGAGGTGCGAGCCAGGGTTTATGACGGTTTTTGATACAGTTCTGCTCGGCAGGAGGCCCTACATGGGGCTGAGGCCGTCGAAGCGAGATGTTGAGACCGTAAAGAGAGTCCTGAGGATGATGGGTATAGCTCACCTTGCGCTGAAGCCCACCAAGGAGCTGAGCGGCGGGGAACTCCAGAAGGTGAGCATTGCGAGGGCCCTGGCTCAGGAGCCTAGAATACTCCTCATGGACGAGCCGACCAACAACCTTGACATCAAGAGCCAGCTGGAGGTTATGGAAACTGCTAAGAAGTTCGCGGAAGATGGGAAAACTTCGATCGTGGTCATGCATGACGTCAACCTGGCCCTTCGCTTCGCCAGGAGGTTCGTCTTCATGAAGGGTGGAAGGATTGTGGCCGACGGTGGGAGGGAAATACTGAAGCCTGCTCTCTTCGAGGAGGTCTATGACGTGAAGGTTGGGATAGAAGAGGTAGGGGGAATCCCCGTCGTGGTTCCCCTCTCACATCTCGGCCTCTCCGAGGAACTCAAGGAGGTCTAG
- the tdt gene encoding tellurite-resistance/dicarboxylate transporter, which produces MGIKDFAPSWFASVMGTGALALVSKAYSGKLPPLGNFAELLTYINTVLFFVLLVPWVLRWLRYREDALGDLRHPVICHFYGTIAVAMLVLSADYLFILRREFVAVVFWATGTVLTVFFALLIPYLMFIEGGIDIRTVTPAWFIPPVGLIVIPLSGSVIASTLAGATREVTYAINYFAWGSGFFLYLALFAIVMHRFITHEPLPCGMAPAIWINLGPIGAGTSTLYALIKASDFVTVKEPFLVFGLLLWGFGIWWLLMAILMTLHYLRKLNLPYSLAWWAFIFPLGAYVSATFNVGTTFGINAITDFGFVLYWLLLAIWLVTGGLTLRNFAFRGSEQREAS; this is translated from the coding sequence ATGGGAATCAAAGACTTCGCACCGAGCTGGTTCGCGAGCGTTATGGGAACCGGTGCTCTAGCGCTCGTGAGCAAGGCATACTCGGGGAAACTCCCACCCCTAGGGAACTTTGCAGAGCTTCTGACTTACATCAACACCGTTCTGTTCTTCGTCCTGCTGGTGCCCTGGGTTCTGAGGTGGCTAAGATATAGAGAAGACGCCCTCGGTGACTTGAGGCATCCCGTCATATGCCACTTCTACGGCACAATAGCGGTGGCAATGCTCGTCCTCTCAGCGGACTACCTTTTCATCCTCCGGAGGGAATTCGTTGCAGTGGTATTCTGGGCCACAGGAACAGTTCTCACGGTGTTCTTTGCCCTGCTGATTCCATACCTGATGTTTATCGAGGGGGGAATAGACATCAGAACCGTGACTCCCGCGTGGTTTATTCCCCCGGTTGGACTGATAGTGATTCCACTCAGCGGCTCGGTGATAGCCTCAACACTCGCTGGAGCCACCAGGGAGGTCACATATGCGATAAACTACTTTGCCTGGGGCTCCGGCTTCTTTCTCTACCTGGCGCTCTTTGCGATAGTCATGCACAGGTTCATAACCCACGAACCCCTGCCATGCGGTATGGCGCCAGCAATATGGATAAACCTCGGACCCATCGGAGCCGGGACTTCAACCCTCTACGCACTAATAAAGGCGAGCGACTTCGTAACGGTGAAGGAGCCTTTCTTAGTCTTTGGACTGCTCCTCTGGGGTTTTGGAATATGGTGGCTTCTCATGGCGATTCTGATGACGCTCCACTACCTCAGGAAGCTCAACCTCCCCTACAGCCTCGCCTGGTGGGCCTTCATATTCCCGCTTGGAGCCTACGTTAGTGCGACCTTCAACGTAGGGACAACCTTCGGGATAAACGCCATCACAGACTTTGGATTCGTCCTCTACTGGCTCCTCCTGGCGATATGGCTGGTCACTGGAGGTCTTACGCTCAGAAACTTCGCCTTCAGAGGTTCAGAGCAACGAGAAGCGTCTTAA
- a CDS encoding Mrp/NBP35 family ATP-binding protein, producing the protein MISIDPRVKGIEGRLEKVKRIIPVVSGKGGVGKSLVSTTLALVLAEKGYKVGLLDLDFHGASDHVILGFEPKEFPEEEYGVIPPTVHGIKFMSIVYYSEDKPTPMRGMEISDALIELLAITRWDELDYLIIDMPPGLGDQFLDVLRFLKRGEFLVVATPSKLSINVVEKLLTLLREREHRIMGVVENMVLRPGQLDERDVKKLAERYNVPYLAGIPFYPDLESKIGNVEELLKTEFAEKIRKVAEKI; encoded by the coding sequence ATGATAAGCATAGACCCGCGCGTCAAGGGCATAGAGGGCAGGCTTGAGAAGGTGAAGCGCATAATTCCCGTCGTCAGCGGGAAGGGCGGCGTTGGAAAGTCGCTCGTCTCAACAACCCTCGCCCTTGTTCTGGCGGAGAAGGGTTACAAGGTTGGACTGCTTGACCTCGACTTCCACGGCGCGAGCGACCACGTGATTCTCGGCTTCGAGCCAAAGGAGTTCCCCGAGGAGGAGTACGGTGTAATCCCGCCGACGGTTCACGGAATAAAGTTCATGAGCATCGTCTACTACTCCGAGGACAAACCCACACCCATGAGGGGCATGGAGATAAGCGATGCCCTCATCGAGCTCCTCGCCATAACGCGCTGGGACGAGCTGGACTACCTCATCATAGACATGCCCCCCGGCCTCGGCGACCAGTTCCTCGACGTGCTGAGGTTCCTCAAGAGGGGCGAGTTCCTCGTCGTTGCAACGCCGTCGAAGCTGTCAATCAACGTCGTTGAAAAGCTTCTGACCCTTCTCAGGGAGAGGGAGCACAGAATCATGGGAGTCGTCGAGAACATGGTTCTCCGTCCGGGGCAACTCGACGAAAGGGATGTTAAAAAGCTCGCGGAGCGCTACAACGTCCCATACCTTGCCGGAATACCCTTTTATCCGGACCTCGAATCCAAGATTGGGAACGTTGAAGAGCTCCTGAAGACCGAGTTCGCGGAGAAGATAAGGAAAGTCGCGGAGAAGATTTAG
- the hypA gene encoding hydrogenase nickel incorporation protein HypA codes for MHEWALADGIVRTALDYAEREGASKLLAIQVVLGELQDVNAEIVEFAMKELLKGTIGEGAEIEFIEEEAVFKCRNCGHEWKLKEVKGNFDERIKEDIHFIPEVVHAFLACPKCGSRDFEVLQGRGVYISGIKIEKEGEA; via the coding sequence ATGCACGAGTGGGCACTCGCCGATGGTATAGTTAGAACTGCCCTAGATTACGCTGAAAGGGAAGGCGCGTCAAAGCTCCTCGCGATCCAGGTCGTTCTCGGCGAACTCCAGGACGTCAACGCCGAGATAGTCGAGTTCGCAATGAAGGAGCTCCTCAAGGGGACGATAGGAGAGGGGGCAGAGATAGAGTTCATCGAGGAAGAGGCGGTTTTTAAGTGCCGCAACTGCGGTCACGAGTGGAAGCTGAAGGAGGTCAAGGGAAACTTCGACGAGCGCATAAAGGAGGACATACACTTCATCCCCGAGGTAGTACACGCGTTTCTAGCCTGTCCGAAGTGCGGGAGCAGGGACTTTGAGGTTCTCCAGGGGAGGGGAGTCTACATAAGCGGCATAAAGATCGAGAAGGAGGGAGAGGCATGA
- a CDS encoding iron ABC transporter permease: MDYEGYVARKLSIGLFLLLSILAVSLYSLSHGAYFLSVREVVDALLGGGTDGARVVVWNIRMPRIVAGLLVGASLAVAGAVMQGFLRNPLATPFTMGVSHGAMFGASLAILLGAGYAESSGRISLDNPYAVVLFAFIGAISATAVILALARLKGLSPEAIILAGVAMSSLFVALTTLVQYFADELQLAAMVYWSFGDLGRATWRENAIMLVVFVPIFAYFVVKRWDLNASVMGDDVAKSVGVDVERVRLISTFLAALITAVSVAFVGVIGFVGLIAPHAIRLVAGGDYRFLIPLSALAGALLLVAADTIARLVLSPMILPVGIVTSFLGAPAFIYLLIRMEGRR, encoded by the coding sequence ATGGACTACGAGGGCTACGTGGCCAGGAAACTGTCCATCGGCCTTTTCCTTCTTCTTTCCATCCTCGCAGTTAGCCTGTACTCCCTCTCCCACGGTGCCTACTTCCTCTCGGTGAGGGAGGTCGTTGATGCACTCCTCGGCGGCGGGACGGATGGCGCCAGAGTGGTAGTTTGGAACATAAGGATGCCGAGAATAGTTGCAGGTCTCCTGGTCGGTGCCTCCCTTGCCGTGGCCGGTGCCGTCATGCAGGGCTTTCTGCGGAATCCATTAGCGACCCCTTTCACAATGGGTGTCTCCCACGGGGCGATGTTCGGTGCTTCCCTTGCGATACTCCTGGGGGCAGGCTATGCTGAGAGTTCCGGAAGGATTTCGCTTGACAACCCCTACGCCGTTGTGCTCTTTGCCTTCATCGGCGCCATAAGCGCCACGGCCGTGATTCTTGCACTGGCGAGACTGAAGGGACTCAGCCCGGAGGCCATAATTCTGGCGGGGGTTGCCATGAGTTCACTCTTCGTTGCACTAACTACCCTCGTCCAGTATTTCGCCGACGAGCTCCAGCTGGCGGCCATGGTCTACTGGAGTTTCGGCGACCTCGGAAGGGCCACTTGGCGGGAAAACGCGATAATGCTCGTTGTGTTCGTTCCAATCTTCGCGTACTTCGTCGTTAAGCGCTGGGATTTGAACGCCTCAGTTATGGGGGACGACGTTGCAAAGAGCGTTGGGGTTGACGTTGAGAGGGTTCGCCTTATCTCGACCTTCCTGGCGGCACTGATAACCGCGGTGAGCGTTGCCTTTGTAGGTGTCATCGGCTTCGTTGGCCTCATAGCACCCCACGCCATTAGGCTTGTTGCCGGCGGTGACTATCGCTTCCTCATTCCCCTGTCGGCCCTCGCCGGCGCCCTGCTACTCGTGGCCGCCGACACTATTGCCAGGCTGGTTTTGTCCCCGATGATCCTTCCGGTGGGCATAGTGACTTCTTTCCTCGGTGCCCCCGCGTTCATATACCTCCTGATAAGGATGGAGGGACGGAGATGA
- a CDS encoding GNAT family N-acetyltransferase, which translates to MKLRVREATIWDCRRIVGIYLSNSPWKDSPYETYLQVGPWGLEETCAIHLNNLKLAGGIALVAELNGKIAGETEVFISDEVWDGELVKTAHLSVIEVARWYQGKGVGRALLERVVELAKEKGCDLLTVTPEKKALGFYRKLGFNRTVYQGIIADISTDTGRRAPTAAELIPDWDDLRGLPLSLGQFQSSYNHWFSEFVDRIADVDGRVHFESGSIEGGFYVLEGSFFDRQTATAYFWGEDGLEGLRKLATLARSRGFKTLRTSLSRKLVSGRLEFGITPLDEVIILAKSL; encoded by the coding sequence ATGAAACTGAGGGTTAGGGAAGCCACAATCTGGGACTGCCGGAGAATAGTGGGCATATACCTCTCCAACTCGCCCTGGAAGGACTCGCCCTACGAGACATACCTTCAAGTCGGCCCCTGGGGGCTGGAGGAGACCTGTGCGATCCACCTGAACAACCTCAAACTTGCTGGCGGAATAGCGCTCGTGGCTGAGCTGAACGGAAAGATAGCCGGCGAGACCGAGGTGTTCATAAGCGATGAAGTCTGGGACGGGGAGCTCGTAAAAACCGCACACCTCAGCGTCATCGAAGTAGCACGGTGGTATCAGGGAAAAGGCGTCGGAAGGGCCCTGCTGGAGCGCGTGGTGGAGCTGGCAAAGGAGAAGGGTTGCGATCTCCTCACGGTGACCCCCGAGAAGAAGGCCCTCGGGTTCTACAGAAAGCTTGGATTTAACAGAACAGTCTACCAAGGGATTATCGCAGACATCTCAACGGACACCGGGAGGAGGGCTCCTACTGCTGCCGAACTGATCCCCGACTGGGACGACCTGAGAGGGCTGCCCCTCAGCCTGGGGCAGTTTCAGAGCTCCTACAACCACTGGTTCTCAGAGTTCGTTGACAGGATCGCCGATGTGGACGGGAGGGTTCACTTCGAGAGCGGGAGCATTGAGGGAGGCTTTTACGTTCTTGAGGGCAGCTTCTTCGATAGACAGACAGCAACGGCCTATTTCTGGGGGGAGGACGGCCTGGAGGGTCTGAGAAAGCTCGCGACCCTTGCGAGGAGCAGGGGCTTCAAAACCCTCAGAACGAGCCTCAGCAGAAAGCTGGTAAGCGGAAGGCTGGAGTTCGGCATAACACCCCTGGATGAGGTTATCATACTAGCGAAGTCACTTTGA
- a CDS encoding sulfite exporter TauE/SafE family protein → MLFLLYSGTMMLFFRPRKRRGGGNHVIEGSLIGGIAGFLGGLLGVGGGGIISPALILLGYEPKKVASTTALIVFFSSLSGFLTYWGMGTLDLKLLLWVSVPAIVGGWLGTHLMHFKMSSDQVKKMIGVIMYLIALKTLLVALNL, encoded by the coding sequence GTGCTCTTCCTGCTTTACTCAGGCACGATGATGCTCTTTTTCCGGCCCAGAAAGCGGAGGGGAGGGGGAAACCACGTCATTGAGGGCTCGCTCATCGGTGGAATAGCAGGCTTTCTGGGTGGACTCCTCGGTGTTGGGGGAGGCGGAATAATCAGTCCCGCATTGATACTTCTCGGCTATGAACCGAAAAAAGTCGCCTCGACAACAGCATTGATAGTGTTCTTCTCGTCCCTGAGCGGGTTCCTGACGTACTGGGGCATGGGAACTTTGGACTTAAAACTGCTCCTCTGGGTCTCCGTTCCTGCAATAGTCGGGGGCTGGCTTGGAACGCACCTGATGCACTTTAAGATGAGCTCCGACCAGGTGAAAAAGATGATAGGGGTCATAATGTACCTCATAGCCCTTAAGACGCTTCTCGTTGCTCTGAACCTCTGA
- a CDS encoding FmdE family protein, which produces MLALNRLVEEGDARGILEYAREFHGHVCPYLALGIRASLIAMEELGVGRLDYSGSVDESVLAIVEINSCFTDGVQVTTGCTLGNNSLIYLDLGKTALTLVKRSIWEGVRVYADAEELRKYYPPDATELFRRVVKERKGTEEERRRLWELWEDIAYTMLELPREEFKIERVKFPPIEQAPIVESVRCSECGELVMETRAVYINDEPFCLRCAGETYRAVVGRGIVKVSPRGC; this is translated from the coding sequence ATGCTCGCTCTCAACAGGCTGGTGGAGGAGGGTGACGCTCGGGGAATCCTAGAGTACGCCAGGGAGTTTCACGGCCACGTCTGTCCCTACCTGGCGCTCGGAATCCGGGCGTCGCTCATAGCCATGGAGGAACTCGGTGTTGGAAGGCTCGACTACTCTGGAAGTGTTGACGAATCCGTTCTCGCCATAGTCGAGATCAATAGCTGCTTCACCGACGGTGTTCAGGTGACGACAGGCTGCACCTTAGGAAACAACTCTCTGATATACCTCGACTTGGGAAAGACAGCCCTCACACTGGTGAAGCGCTCCATCTGGGAGGGGGTTAGAGTTTATGCAGATGCCGAGGAGCTGAGGAAGTATTACCCACCAGATGCCACAGAGCTCTTCAGGAGGGTAGTCAAGGAAAGAAAGGGAACCGAAGAAGAGCGGAGGCGCCTCTGGGAACTCTGGGAGGATATAGCATACACCATGCTGGAGCTCCCGAGGGAGGAGTTCAAGATTGAACGGGTTAAGTTTCCCCCGATAGAGCAGGCGCCGATAGTGGAGAGCGTCCGCTGCTCGGAGTGCGGGGAGCTGGTTATGGAAACCCGGGCAGTTTACATAAACGACGAGCCCTTCTGCCTCCGCTGTGCCGGGGAAACCTACCGGGCGGTGGTTGGTAGGGGAATAGTGAAAGTCTCGCCAAGGGGGTGCTGA
- a CDS encoding tetratricopeptide repeat protein, which yields MEEILKAIEEKDCKKVATLLYHRVDELGDEELKEVLEKAEKLALECGDFELYKLTVYYFHELLGIDKLSEFEKMAEEKDTFEVKFELADLYYLIGELEKGLDLYRALLEEETEKGNRENIAKIYYAMALIHEELQEYEKAIGLMEKAEEIYRELENEDEVLRIAIHKAYVLFESGETYEAKAMLAGLLPRVLDKSDLLVEIHLSFEEIFEEDENYDAALQECLYALIHARGSDYEDITFGSLMDVLWQLFLEDDFETVYLHMDMFAKAMPELADFFEAVKAIALYKDGKIEAEEAGKAIEKVKDPRLLDLLEFLGEAEM from the coding sequence ATGGAAGAGATTCTGAAGGCAATCGAGGAAAAGGACTGCAAAAAGGTTGCAACCCTTCTGTACCACAGGGTTGACGAGCTGGGCGACGAGGAGCTTAAAGAGGTCCTCGAAAAGGCCGAAAAGCTCGCCCTGGAGTGTGGAGATTTCGAACTGTACAAGCTCACCGTTTACTACTTCCACGAACTTCTGGGCATAGACAAGCTGAGCGAGTTTGAAAAGATGGCCGAGGAGAAGGACACCTTTGAGGTAAAGTTCGAGCTTGCCGACCTCTACTACCTGATAGGAGAGCTTGAAAAGGGCCTCGACCTTTACAGGGCACTGCTTGAAGAGGAGACCGAGAAGGGGAACAGGGAGAACATAGCGAAAATCTACTACGCCATGGCGCTCATCCACGAGGAACTCCAAGAGTACGAAAAGGCCATAGGGCTCATGGAAAAGGCGGAGGAGATATACCGCGAGCTCGAAAACGAGGACGAGGTCCTGAGGATAGCCATCCACAAGGCCTACGTTCTCTTCGAGTCGGGAGAGACTTACGAGGCAAAGGCAATGCTCGCCGGCCTTCTACCAAGAGTCTTAGACAAGAGCGACCTCCTCGTTGAGATACACCTCAGCTTCGAGGAGATATTTGAGGAGGACGAGAACTACGATGCTGCTTTGCAGGAGTGCCTCTACGCACTGATTCATGCCAGAGGAAGCGACTACGAGGATATCACCTTCGGTTCGCTGATGGACGTCCTCTGGCAGCTGTTCCTTGAGGACGACTTCGAGACGGTTTACCTGCACATGGATATGTTCGCCAAAGCAATGCCGGAGCTGGCGGACTTCTTTGAGGCCGTGAAGGCGATAGCCCTCTACAAGGACGGCAAGATCGAGGCGGAAGAGGCAGGAAAGGCTATAGAAAAGGTCAAGGACCCGCGCCTGCTAGACCTCCTTGAGTTCCTCGGAGAGGCCGAGATGTGA
- a CDS encoding hydrogenase 3 maturation endopeptidase HyCI — protein sequence MKLSELLRKAKRVVVCGIGNEVRGDDAFGVLVAERLKELVSNPNVLILNCGEVPESYTGKITKFEPDLVVFVDAVDFGGEHGEVILADPEGTLGEAVSTHSLPLKVLVGYLKTRLNAEFVLVGCQPAVLGLFQKPSEVVVERAEVLAKSMAGVLNETEG from the coding sequence ATGAAACTCTCCGAACTCCTCAGAAAGGCGAAACGTGTCGTCGTCTGCGGAATAGGGAACGAGGTTAGGGGTGACGATGCATTCGGCGTCCTCGTTGCCGAGAGGCTGAAGGAGCTGGTGAGCAATCCAAACGTTCTCATCCTCAACTGCGGGGAGGTTCCGGAGAGCTATACAGGGAAGATAACAAAATTCGAGCCGGATCTGGTGGTCTTCGTTGATGCAGTTGACTTCGGCGGGGAGCACGGTGAAGTCATACTCGCCGACCCAGAGGGAACGCTCGGAGAGGCGGTCTCGACCCACAGCCTGCCGCTCAAGGTTCTGGTGGGCTACCTGAAGACGCGCCTCAACGCGGAGTTCGTCCTCGTCGGTTGCCAGCCGGCCGTTCTGGGCCTCTTCCAGAAGCCAAGCGAGGTTGTGGTTGAAAGGGCCGAGGTTCTCGCAAAATCCATGGCCGGTGTTCTCAATGAAACTGAGGGTTAG
- the mobA gene encoding molybdenum cofactor guanylyltransferase MobA yields the protein MLGAVLAGGRSKRFGGDKLLFRIGGRPLISYALERIESASLIKEVVIVASPDNAGRLRSLGYEVVVDELSIGPMGGVYTALGVGDSFVVAGDMPLIVPEFVDRMIREFRGSEKLVCVPRWTNGYLEPLHAIYSKAFRRVLKGRIRDGDYSLNGAIRFADVCYLNVEKLPPSWRESFFNVNRRSDLRKLVGDSK from the coding sequence CGGTGCGGTTCTTGCAGGGGGTAGGAGTAAGCGCTTCGGAGGCGACAAGCTCCTCTTCAGGATAGGTGGAAGGCCGCTTATTTCGTACGCCCTTGAGAGAATTGAGTCGGCGTCGCTTATCAAGGAAGTCGTTATCGTGGCATCTCCCGACAACGCCGGGAGGCTCAGAAGCCTCGGCTACGAGGTGGTGGTTGACGAACTCTCTATTGGACCTATGGGTGGAGTTTATACCGCATTGGGCGTCGGTGATTCGTTCGTCGTCGCGGGGGACATGCCGCTTATCGTCCCGGAGTTCGTTGACCGAATGATCCGGGAATTCCGGGGGAGTGAAAAGCTCGTCTGCGTTCCCCGCTGGACCAACGGATACCTTGAACCCCTCCATGCGATATACTCAAAGGCGTTCCGCCGGGTTCTCAAGGGCAGGATACGCGATGGGGACTACTCGCTGAACGGTGCGATACGCTTTGCCGACGTATGCTATTTGAATGTGGAGAAGTTGCCCCCTTCGTGGAGGGAGAGCTTCTTCAACGTTAATCGCCGGAGCGACCTCAGAAAGCTCGTGGGGGACTCAAAGTGA
- a CDS encoding iron ABC transporter substrate-binding protein: MRRFLALFLILLVVSISGCIGSSTNTETGKATITVTDALGRSVEVSAKVNRVVAVGPGALRLVVYLNASDMVVGVEDFEKRYNFGRPYIIAHPELRELPTVGPGGPGKLPDFEALIELKPDVIFITYVDKKTADDIQAKTGIPVVVLSYGQLATFEDEELFKSLELAGRILGREKRAEEVINFINATQKDLMKRTSGVEPKTVFVGGIGYKGAHGIESTEASYPPFIVVHAKNVADGLGSGHQFIDKEKLLEWQPEYIFIDEGGLKLILDDYSKNPDFYASLKAVKEGNVYGILPYNFYTTNVGTALADAYFIGKVLYPERFSDVDPAKKADEIYAFLLGKPVYDTMKEQFGGFGKIDLSNGTIKYSLPTSP, encoded by the coding sequence ATGAGAAGGTTCCTTGCCCTGTTTTTAATCCTGCTCGTGGTTTCAATAAGCGGCTGCATTGGGAGCAGCACGAACACCGAAACCGGAAAGGCTACGATAACCGTCACGGACGCCCTTGGGAGGAGCGTCGAGGTTTCGGCGAAGGTGAACCGGGTCGTTGCCGTCGGTCCCGGAGCGCTACGGCTGGTGGTTTACCTGAACGCGAGCGATATGGTGGTCGGCGTTGAGGACTTCGAGAAACGCTACAACTTTGGAAGGCCCTACATCATAGCCCACCCTGAACTCCGGGAGCTGCCGACCGTCGGACCGGGCGGGCCTGGCAAACTGCCGGACTTCGAGGCGCTCATAGAGCTGAAGCCCGACGTTATCTTCATAACCTACGTGGACAAGAAGACGGCCGATGATATACAGGCCAAGACCGGAATCCCCGTCGTCGTCCTCAGCTACGGCCAGCTGGCGACCTTCGAGGACGAGGAGCTCTTCAAATCCCTCGAACTGGCGGGCAGGATACTCGGAAGGGAGAAGAGGGCAGAGGAGGTAATCAACTTCATCAATGCAACCCAGAAGGACCTGATGAAGCGCACCTCTGGAGTTGAACCGAAGACCGTTTTCGTCGGCGGAATCGGTTACAAGGGAGCCCACGGAATTGAGAGCACGGAGGCCAGTTATCCGCCGTTCATCGTCGTTCACGCCAAGAACGTTGCCGACGGGCTTGGGAGCGGCCACCAGTTCATCGACAAGGAGAAGCTCCTCGAGTGGCAGCCCGAGTACATATTCATCGACGAGGGTGGCCTTAAGCTGATCCTCGACGATTACTCAAAGAATCCGGACTTTTACGCCTCTCTTAAGGCCGTCAAGGAGGGCAACGTCTACGGCATACTTCCCTATAACTTCTACACCACCAACGTTGGAACGGCCTTGGCCGATGCGTACTTCATCGGGAAGGTGCTCTACCCCGAGAGGTTCAGCGACGTTGACCCGGCGAAGAAGGCCGACGAGATATACGCCTTCCTGCTCGGAAAGCCCGTTTACGATACCATGAAGGAGCAGTTCGGGGGATTCGGGAAGATAGATCTCTCCAACGGAACGATTAAATACTCACTGCCGACCTCACCGTGA
- a CDS encoding NifB/NifX family molybdenum-iron cluster-binding protein, producing MRIAVPLKDDRGLESEVCEHFGRAKYFAFVEVDDATIKGFEVVEVPFEEHGPGDIPNFVKEHGGEVVLAYGMGGKAMAYFEGLGITVVTGAYGRVKNVVEAFIHQVLEVDPHWRERIEATKHQ from the coding sequence ATGAGAATCGCGGTCCCCCTTAAGGATGATAGAGGGCTGGAGAGCGAGGTCTGTGAGCACTTTGGCAGGGCAAAATATTTCGCGTTCGTTGAGGTCGATGATGCCACCATCAAAGGTTTCGAGGTTGTCGAGGTTCCCTTCGAAGAGCACGGCCCAGGTGACATCCCAAACTTCGTGAAGGAGCACGGCGGGGAGGTTGTGCTTGCCTACGGGATGGGAGGAAAGGCCATGGCATACTTCGAGGGCCTAGGAATAACCGTCGTCACCGGGGCCTACGGGAGGGTTAAAAACGTCGTTGAGGCCTTCATACACCAGGTTCTTGAGGTCGACCCTCACTGGAGGGAGAGGATAGAGGCGACGAAGCACCAGTGA